From Pan troglodytes isolate AG18354 chromosome 9, NHGRI_mPanTro3-v2.0_pri, whole genome shotgun sequence, the proteins below share one genomic window:
- the SMIM38 gene encoding small integral membrane protein 38, with amino-acid sequence MPGRPRAGVWLADLACLVAPERTGRSLGGAGCRGPRLDGASCPGSARQPLGSAGLGWQGPTASRFQGRGCCCPLGLTSGMTSWPGGSFGPDPLLALLVVILLARLILWSCLGTYIDYRLAQRRPQKPKQD; translated from the coding sequence ATGCCAGGGAGGCCCCGGGCTGGAGTCTGGCTGGCAGATCTGGCCTGCTTGGTGGCACCGGAGAGAACAGGGCGGTCCCTTGGGGGCGCCGGCTGCAGAGGCCCCAGGCTGGACGGAGCTTCCTGTCCTGGGTCTGCACGGCAGCCACTTGGCAGTGCCGGGCTAGGGTGGCAGGGCCCCACTGCATCTCGGTTCCAGGGCAGAGGCTGCTGCTGCCCTTTGGGGCTGACTTCAGGCATGACCTCCTGGCCAGGTGGCAGCTTTGGCCCTGACCCGCTCCTGGCCCTGCTGGTGGTGATCCTGCTAGCACGCCTCATCCTGTGGTCCTGCCTCGGGACCTACATCGACTACAGACTGGCCCAGCGGCGGCCCCAGAAACCCAAGCAGGACTAA